The following coding sequences are from one Seonamhaeicola sp. ML3 window:
- a CDS encoding glycosyl hydrolase family 17, which produces MPQSKNTSKPNKQITAADILGNPNYLAISYGGYREKTRDIQPTIAQLKEDMKILSAMGIKILRTYNVQLQQAPNLLRAISELKKEIPGFEMYVMLGAWIDCKNAWTDMVPIHDIESEQNEGEIKRAVALAKQYPDIVKIIAVGNEAMVTWATSYFVRPNTILKWVKYLQELKQNGELPKELWITSSDDFSSWGGGDPSYHTEDLNELIRTVDYISMHTYPMHNSHYNPAFWMVPEHEYDWSDADKIESGMQRALNFAKDHYDSVVNYMKSIGVNKPVHIGETGWATISNEHYGADGSKAADEYKSGRYFQLMRAWSNKNNISCFYFEAFDEQWKDANNELGSENHFGLINLKGQAKYAIWDMVDQGIFKNLTRDGKTITKTYNGELKDLLIDVHVPPRKEEITINY; this is translated from the coding sequence ATGCCACAAAGTAAAAATACATCGAAACCGAACAAGCAAATTACTGCTGCCGATATATTGGGAAACCCCAACTATTTAGCAATATCCTATGGAGGTTATCGTGAAAAAACTCGTGATATTCAACCAACCATAGCACAGCTAAAAGAAGACATGAAAATATTGTCGGCTATGGGTATAAAAATATTGAGAACATACAATGTTCAACTACAACAAGCTCCAAACCTACTAAGGGCTATTTCTGAATTAAAAAAAGAAATCCCTGGTTTTGAAATGTACGTGATGCTCGGCGCCTGGATTGATTGTAAAAATGCTTGGACGGATATGGTACCCATTCATGACATTGAGAGCGAACAAAACGAAGGCGAAATCAAAAGAGCTGTGGCACTAGCGAAACAATATCCAGACATTGTAAAAATAATAGCCGTAGGTAATGAAGCTATGGTTACATGGGCTACAAGTTATTTTGTGCGACCAAATACCATACTAAAATGGGTGAAGTATTTACAAGAATTAAAACAGAATGGAGAATTACCAAAAGAATTATGGATAACCAGTTCAGACGACTTTTCGTCTTGGGGAGGTGGTGACCCTAGCTATCATACCGAAGATTTAAATGAATTAATTAGAACGGTAGATTATATTTCTATGCATACTTACCCTATGCACAATTCTCACTACAATCCCGCTTTTTGGATGGTACCAGAGCACGAGTATGATTGGTCTGATGCCGATAAAATAGAATCTGGTATGCAACGTGCTCTAAATTTTGCCAAAGATCATTACGACAGTGTTGTAAACTACATGAAAAGTATTGGTGTAAATAAGCCTGTACATATTGGAGAAACTGGTTGGGCTACCATTTCTAATGAACATTATGGTGCAGATGGATCAAAAGCTGCAGACGAATACAAATCAGGAAGGTACTTTCAACTCATGAGGGCTTGGAGCAACAAGAATAATATCTCCTGCTTTTACTTTGAAGCGTTTGATGAACAGTGGAAAGATGCAAACAACGAACTAGGGTCCGAGAACCATTTTGGACTCATCAACCTAAAAGGCCAAGCCAAATATGCCATTTGGGATATGGTAGACCAAGGCATTTTTAAAAACTTAACAAGAGATGGCAAGACTATTACCAAAACCTATAATGGCGAATTAAAAGACTTGCTAATCGATGTTCACGTGCCACCTCGAAAAGAGGAAATAACTATAAATTATTAA